A single genomic interval of Astyanax mexicanus isolate ESR-SI-001 chromosome 4, AstMex3_surface, whole genome shotgun sequence harbors:
- the LOC111194581 gene encoding zinc finger protein 484-like isoform X1 produces the protein MEKHQNSVKSFTKQSTLKNHQRIHTGEKPYHCSDCGKSFTQQSHFKTHQHIHTGEKLYHCSDCGKRFTQQSNLKKHQRIHTGEKPYHCSDCGKSFNQGSHLQIHQRIHTGEKTYHCSDCGKRFIEQSTLKRHQRIHTGEKPYYCTDCGKSFNRLGTLKLHQRIHTGEKPYHCSECGMSFTQQSNLKKHQRIHTGEKPYYCSDCGMSFTQQIQLKLHQRIHTGEKLYYCSDCGKSFNQQSTFQIHQRIHTGEKPYYCSDCGRNFNHQSNLKNHQRIHTGEKPHHCSDCGKNFTTPSKLKNHQRIHTGEKPYYCSDCGKSFTTQSKLKNHQRIHTGEKPYHCSDCGKSFNQQSHFKTHQRIHTGEKPYHCSDCGKSFTTQSNLKRHQRIHTGEKTMAHLSHSN, from the coding sequence atggagaaacatcaaaactctgtcaagagttttactaaacagagtactctcaaaaatcaccagcgcattcacacaggagagaaaccgtatcactgctcagactgtggaaagagttttactcaacagagtcatttcaaaacacaccagcacattcacacaggagagaaactgtatcactgctcagactgtggaaagagatttactcaacagagtaatctaaaaaaacaccaacgcattcacacaggagagaaaccgtatcactgctcagactgtgggaagagttttaatcaaggcAGTCatctccaaatacaccagcgcattcacacaggagaaaaaacatatcactgctcagactgtgggaagagatttattgaacagagtactctcaaacgacaccagcgcattcacacaggagagaaaccatattactgcacagactgtgggaagagttttaatagactggggactctaaaactgcatcagcgcattcacacaggagagaaaccgtatcactgctccgagtgtggtatgagttttactcaacagagtaatctcaaaaaacaccagcgcattcacacaggagagaaaccgtattactgctcagactgtggtatgagttttactcaacagattcaactaaaactgcatcagcgcattcacacaggagagaaactgtattactgctcagactgtgggaaaagttttaatcaacagagtactttccaaatacatcagcgcattcacacaggagagaaaccgtattactgctcagactgtgggaggaattttaatcatcagagtaatctcaaaaaccaccagcgcattcacacaggagagaaaccgcatcattgttcagactgtgggaagaattttactacaccgagtaaactcaaaaatcaccagcgcattcacacaggagagaaaccgtattactgctcagactgtgggaagagttttactacacagagtaaactcaaaaatcaccagcgcattcacacaggagaaaaaccgtatcactgctcagactgtgggaagagttttaatcaacagagtcatttcaaaacacaccagcgcattcacacaggagagaaaccgtatcactgctcagactgtgggaagagtttcactacacagagtaatctcaaacgacaccagcgaattcacacaggagagaaaactatggCACATTTGTCCCacagcaattaa